The Streptomyces achromogenes genome window below encodes:
- the rpsO gene encoding 30S ribosomal protein S15, whose protein sequence is MPLDAATKKQLISEFGQKEGDTGSPEVQVAMLSRRISDLTEHLKTHKHDHHSRRGLLILVGQRRRLLQYLAKKDIQRFRALVDRLGIRRGAAGAK, encoded by the coding sequence GTGCCGCTCGACGCCGCTACGAAGAAGCAGCTCATCAGCGAGTTCGGTCAGAAGGAGGGCGACACCGGCTCTCCCGAGGTCCAGGTCGCCATGCTGTCCCGCCGGATCTCGGACCTGACCGAGCACCTCAAGACGCACAAGCACGACCACCACTCCCGTCGTGGTCTGCTGATCCTGGTCGGCCAGCGTCGCCGCCTGCTGCAGTACCTCGCCAAGAAGGACATCCAGCGCTTCCGTGCGCTGGTCGACCGCCTCGGCATCCGCCGCGGTGCGGCGGGCGCCAAGTAG